In Crinalium epipsammum PCC 9333, the following are encoded in one genomic region:
- the pgmB gene encoding beta-phosphoglucomutase, with protein sequence MESFGWTVIESQFDPTHLHHQETVFTLGNGYLGTRGSFEEGYPGECSTTLIHGVYDDIPVVYTELVNCPNWLPIVITIGGETFRLDQGQTLHYQRQLDLRLGLLSREIRWRSPAGHTVDIYFERFTSLADQHVLVQRCQVTSVDFTGEIEIQASINGEVDNQGVKHWEFVEQSITDNTLWLHTRTLNSAIDLAIAAKLLIVDFPAEIQALRTQNCPGLGTTVQIQPGQTITLEKLVTVFTSRDRVDPVGEALGLLNCLPSYTTVFAAHVAAWAKVWQDSDIVIEGDLKAQLAVRYNIFQLLAVAPRHDNRVSIPAKTLSGYAYRGHIFWDTEIFIVPFLTLTQPALARNLLTYRYKTLAGARRKAQEAGYEGALFAWESAKTGDEVTPRWVPGPDGKIIRIWCSDIELHINNDIAYAVWHYWQNTGDDAWMREYGAEIILDTANYWASRAEWNKERGAYEISDVIGPDEYHEKINNNAFTNGMVQWHLQTALGVWDWLTRSDSDRATILKQQLKLNKKRFQQWAEISQNLVFNQNADTGLIEQFDGFFDLKDVPLTEYEPRTKSMQVILGIEGANQQQVLKQPDVLMLLYLLRDRTNRQTLQTNWDYYNPRTDHTYGSSLGPAIHAILGCELGQPEEAYKHFMRSALVDLEDVRGNANEGIHAASAGGVWQALIFGFAGVKLTPEGPISSPHLPPGWTRLKFRLQWRNQWYEFDIQESATSDQQSAMISSSTSNSQLATPNIKGVIFDLDGVITDTADFHYLGWKRITDEEGIPYDWETNEKMRGLTRRDSLLYILGDKKVSEATIQDMMERKNNYYLELIKEMTPDKLLPGVLNLLNELRAAGIKVALGSSSKNAHLVLQRLGIEDKFDAIADGYSVENPKPAPDLFLHAAAQLNLSPEECVVIEDATAGVEAALSAGMYAVGLGPVERVGDADVVLPNLEGVQWSDLLTQIAVSSQSSDVRSLKV encoded by the coding sequence ATGGAATCTTTCGGCTGGACTGTCATCGAATCTCAATTTGATCCCACTCATCTGCACCACCAAGAAACGGTTTTCACTCTCGGCAATGGTTATCTAGGCACACGCGGCTCATTTGAAGAAGGTTATCCAGGGGAATGCTCAACTACTTTAATTCACGGCGTTTACGATGATATCCCTGTCGTATACACGGAATTAGTTAATTGTCCCAATTGGCTACCAATAGTAATTACCATTGGTGGTGAAACTTTTCGCTTAGATCAAGGGCAGACGCTACACTATCAACGTCAACTAGATTTGCGCTTAGGTTTGCTGAGTCGTGAGATTCGCTGGCGCAGTCCTGCTGGTCATACTGTAGATATCTACTTTGAACGCTTTACGAGTTTGGCAGATCAGCACGTACTTGTGCAAAGATGTCAAGTTACTTCTGTTGATTTTACAGGCGAGATTGAGATCCAAGCCAGTATTAATGGTGAAGTAGACAACCAAGGCGTTAAGCACTGGGAATTTGTCGAGCAAAGTATTACAGATAATACTCTGTGGCTACATACTCGGACATTGAATTCAGCAATAGATTTAGCGATCGCAGCTAAACTACTGATAGTCGATTTCCCTGCTGAAATCCAAGCTTTAAGAACACAAAACTGTCCAGGGTTGGGGACAACTGTACAAATTCAGCCTGGACAAACCATAACTTTAGAAAAGCTGGTGACAGTGTTTACCTCACGGGACAGAGTTGATCCCGTAGGCGAAGCACTTGGCTTGCTGAATTGTTTACCTAGCTATACAACTGTCTTTGCTGCTCACGTAGCTGCTTGGGCGAAGGTGTGGCAAGACTCAGATATAGTGATTGAAGGAGACCTCAAAGCTCAACTAGCTGTTCGTTATAACATATTCCAGCTACTTGCAGTTGCTCCTCGTCACGATAATAGAGTGAGTATTCCAGCGAAAACTCTTTCTGGTTATGCTTATCGCGGTCATATCTTCTGGGATACAGAAATTTTTATTGTTCCCTTCTTGACTTTGACTCAACCTGCTTTAGCGCGTAACTTGTTGACATACCGCTATAAAACATTAGCAGGGGCAAGACGTAAGGCTCAAGAAGCAGGTTATGAGGGTGCGTTGTTTGCCTGGGAAAGTGCTAAGACTGGGGATGAAGTAACTCCCCGTTGGGTTCCAGGACCAGATGGTAAGATAATCCGCATCTGGTGTAGTGATATTGAACTGCACATTAATAATGATATAGCTTATGCAGTTTGGCACTACTGGCAGAATACCGGAGATGATGCTTGGATGCGCGAGTATGGCGCGGAAATTATTCTGGATACTGCTAATTATTGGGCTAGTCGTGCCGAGTGGAACAAAGAACGGGGCGCTTATGAGATTTCTGATGTCATTGGGCCTGATGAGTACCATGAAAAGATTAATAACAATGCCTTTACAAATGGCATGGTGCAATGGCATTTGCAGACAGCTTTAGGTGTTTGGGATTGGTTAACACGCTCAGATAGCGATCGCGCTACTATCTTAAAACAACAACTGAAGTTAAATAAAAAACGCTTCCAGCAGTGGGCAGAGATTAGCCAGAACTTGGTATTTAATCAAAATGCTGATACTGGTTTGATTGAGCAGTTTGATGGCTTTTTTGATTTGAAAGATGTGCCTCTAACTGAGTATGAGCCACGCACCAAGTCAATGCAAGTAATTTTGGGGATTGAAGGTGCTAATCAACAGCAAGTACTGAAACAACCAGATGTGTTGATGTTATTGTACTTGTTGCGCGATCGCACAAATCGCCAAACTTTACAAACTAACTGGGATTACTATAACCCACGCACCGATCACACCTACGGATCTTCATTAGGGCCAGCAATTCACGCTATTCTTGGTTGTGAACTCGGACAACCAGAAGAAGCCTATAAACACTTCATGCGTTCAGCATTGGTAGATCTAGAAGATGTACGTGGTAATGCTAACGAAGGTATTCACGCTGCATCTGCTGGTGGAGTTTGGCAGGCATTAATATTTGGGTTTGCTGGCGTTAAACTAACACCAGAAGGACCTATTTCTAGCCCGCACCTGCCACCTGGTTGGACTCGCCTCAAGTTCCGTTTACAATGGCGCAACCAATGGTATGAGTTTGATATTCAGGAATCTGCAACAAGTGATCAGCAGTCAGCTATGATTTCATCCTCAACTTCCAATTCTCAACTTGCTACCCCTAACATTAAAGGTGTCATTTTCGATTTAGATGGTGTGATTACCGATACTGCGGACTTCCACTATCTAGGTTGGAAACGAATCACTGATGAAGAAGGTATTCCTTATGATTGGGAAACCAACGAAAAAATGCGGGGGCTAACAAGACGCGATTCTTTACTGTATATCTTGGGCGACAAAAAAGTTAGTGAAGCGACTATTCAGGACATGATGGAGCGTAAGAATAATTATTATCTGGAATTAATTAAGGAAATGACTCCAGATAAGTTATTACCAGGGGTATTAAATTTATTAAATGAACTACGTGCTGCGGGAATTAAAGTAGCTTTAGGTTCATCGAGTAAAAATGCTCATTTGGTACTGCAACGTTTAGGGATTGAGGATAAATTTGATGCGATCGCAGATGGTTACAGCGTAGAAAATCCTAAACCAGCACCAGATCTTTTCCTACACGCCGCCGCACAACTGAATTTATCACCTGAAGAATGTGTAGTTATAGAAGATGCTACCGCAGGTGTAGAAGCAGCTTTATCTGCTGGGATGTACGCTGTAGGATTAGGGCCAGTTGAGCGTGTAGGCGATGCTGATGTCGTTCTACCTAATTTAGAAGGCGTTCAATGGTCTGATTTGTTAACTCAAATAGCTGTCAGCAGTCAGTCTTCAGATGTTCGCAGTTTAAAAGTTTAA